TCCTTCCAGAGAACAGGAAATTGTCTGGATTTCGTactagaaaatcaaagacgAGCAGTACAACTATGATCGGgataaaacgacatgaagctcggttcagttgcgtaagcgactgggcTCGAAGCAGGGCGCAGAAGTGTGCCCGTGATCGAGATGGGAACCTTACAGGTAACACCCGTCGCtgtagttcgcaatggtcccacatcgatcccagccagcttcacgtcgttttgaaccCTACATCGACAGAGTTCCGAAGCGGCCTAGACTACCGTTGTGCTAATTGTGGCTTCAAACCAGCTACAAGCTCTGAAAGTCCTGCTAGCAACTGTGGCAGGCTTGGTAACGTGTTCGCTCAACACTGCATGAGGATCGATGGCTCAAATCCAGTGGTTTAAACGTGTACCATTGCTGACGTTTTTTTAGAGCGTATGACTTCTCCTGTTctaaataaagaaacaaaattccatttgaaaatCTTGTGTCATTCTCTTCAGGACATTTTCCTACGTTTTACCTGAACCACGTGGAAATACATCGACACTAGCCATGCACAGAATTTCCCGAAAACACCTCGTCTAACACTAAGACCTAACGTGCACGACATTAATTTGCTTAACATCACGTTTTGATGACCGTCTtggtccgaaaaaaaaaacagttccaaCCAGTCAGACATATTATATAAAATCCAGACAAAGAGACGGGAATCTAAGATTGACGAGCACTGACAGAAGACCGATCGAATGAACGACTAACGAGTGAGAATTAGAAATATAGATCTAGAAATATGGAACTCAAATTCAGGAAAGGAAAATCGAAAGAGTGGAAGTGCTCCACTTTACCTCTGAATGATCGCTGCGCTATCCACGCAATTAATCCTATTCATGCATTATActatgaaagaaaacagatagAAAACTACCAATAaccaaggaaaaaatagagctATTTATAACGGATGCTGGGAACAATACGTCAGTCGTTGACGGTCGTAGAGATCAAAAATATCGCTTCGATTCCTTCGTTTCTCACGAAAATTAGAAAAGCCCTTCAGTGTTTGTATGTTGAGGTTACAGTGGACTAGTATTACATATACAACCTGGAACCCAGTTTAAACGAGAAAATCATCCTTATACCACCAATCCACCGTATCGTcggagatttttcttctttttttcttgttttcttgtgCCCAACATTAAAAGGAGGTAATCGATCAGAGCTCCTGATCTCCCAAATGTAGTCAACACTAAAAAATTGTAAACCACACGAACTCCCTATTATCTTCTCTTATGGCCgaaattctttcttctgttGTTATTGGATATTGATACTACACGTTTTCTGAAGACTCCCCTGTCAAcatattcataaaatttctTCCTACACATTGTAGAAAACCTGTTGTGTCCTCAGCCACATCGCTCCCAGTCAACTATGAATCTTTACGTTAATGTGTTGTTAAAACAGCAAACAAGTATTGCaatttcttttatataaaTCAGCACGAAACCAACCAAATTCATCATCTGTATACGTTTTCATTATTCGAATGTTGAACTTTCAGCAGCGTTTGATAACAACAGCAGAGAAATACCAGAGGAATCCCAAGAGGTGGAAAACAGAGAGACGCACGCAAAACGGTGTAATccgaaaaaataagataagaaaTGTCTTGAACTACATAAATAGGAACtactagaaagaaatgaacgaggAAACCgacatttcaaaagaaataacgGAAACAGTTAGCTCTTCGTTTTGAGAAATAGCTTATGGAAGTTATGTTGATCGATACTGGATAACCGAAATGTCAAAGTTtgatgaaaaatcagaaaacagttcaatgtgaaaaaatctaaacaaTTTCTACCAAGAGAACAAAATCTGAAGTCTAGAACTGCACAATTCATGACGACAAATGTTAGGTACGTCCTTTGACGTTAAAAACCTTGGGACGTAGTTGTATTAAAAGTTTAGCGGCAGTTCTGTTTGATTTCCGATTCAATATAAACCTTGGACAACTAAAACGACAACGTCCCTGGAAAACACGGTCAGGGATGGGTCACGGAAGCTCCTCTCGGAAAGCAATTTCACTGAAGACTAGGCAAACCGCTTCTGAGTTCTTGCGAACTATAGTTTGATATCGAAAGAAAATGTCGGAAAATGCAACACTATATACATGTTAAAGATGCAGCAAAATAAAAGCAGAATTAAGATTTCATCAACATCTCTTTGGAATGAATGGATTTTATCGAATATGCGTGAAAATTCGTCACAGACTACCAATCTACACGACTAAGGCTTggttttgtttcctttctaCAGATGTTAGACTTTCTGAACGATCAActaaaaacaataagaaatgaGGAGGACATCCAAGGGTGAAATGACGTTTCCATATCAGGCAAAACCACATTGCAAGTTTTGAAGAACTCTAGTACGAAAATGTGCAGCACAATCAATACTGATGCAATGTCAATCCACTTGCATAAGAATACAAATCTCAAAGAGTAAGGAAAACAGCTGACGGGATAGACCTAGTTtatgttaaaaataaatttcgtaACACGATGGAGCGATATGTATGCGAATGATGCCGGAGATTAGAAATGTACCACATATTaatcaagaaaataatgattaagaaaaaccaataaaacaaTACAACGTATGCATAGTATAAATCTAACCGGGCAAACATAGATGCGGCCAGTGTGAATGACTGAGGAGGAAAACAGGGGTTCTGGATGCAGGGAGAACACTTAACAACGGGGAAAACCGAGGGATTCCATTTCCCTCTACTTAACATCCATTTCGATATGAGTTAGACTGTAACACCGTTTCGACGACAACGAGAGTATCGATGCACCTAGCTGACGCTATACAAACCTAATATAAAGGTCGACCCGGATCTGAAATTAATATAAAGTATTGTAGTATTATATATGTTGACATATTAATATACTTTGTCATACATTGCgacaaggaaaaattaaagtcGAAAGGTACGGATATTACTTTGTGGTTTTTCTGTGATGAtctgaacattttgaaaaccTGTAGTACTATTACACTATTATTACAACTCCCGCCGTCGGTAGCACTCGCTACCAACATACTTACACGCTCATGTTTCGTGTTCTcagtaaaatgaagaaactgcaaaaaaaaaataaaggataatcacatttttttactcTCAGAACTTCAATGCCATGAACAAcacaaatttatttctgttgATTCGTTGTGTAGAGTATGTTCCTATGTAGCTCATACTCTGTTTCTCGAATAATTTCTGTTTGAATTTCTGTCAGAGATTGGAATAGCATCCAGTTTTCCTGATCATCTCATGAGTACTAACTAATCTTAATTTTCCTTAagtgatttttgacgtgagTGCTACGcgagaaaatgaaatcaaaagagATGCAGCTTTGTAGCGCAACGGTGTGAGCAAATATGCGGAATAATTGTTCGTTGTAGTGGAACTataatttctaataatttatGAAGACGAGTACAGACCACACAGAGTGATTTTCTTTCCCATGTTCAAGGCctacaaaaaagtgctgtcTGTGTGAAAAACAAAGCGGGAGCACAACGGGGAAATTTTATCTATGTGcataaaaataagtagaacaaaaataataaccaGTAATAGTTCggggaaaaagaaggaaaacaaaacaaaagatagCTTAACTCACGAGCAGAATCGCTGTCATGTTCGAACCGTGGGGGCTCTACCAGACCTGATTGAAACTCTGTTGATTTCGACTTAAAATGCTCCGCACATCCGATGTGAATCGTAAAGCATCGAGAAATGGTAATAAATTTAGCAGACACGTGTCTGATGGATCCGAGAACCATGACGGAATGGGAATCGCATTTTCTGCAAACAGGTGGCCCCATGACTAATATTTTGAAGATGCGAAAACTTATGAATGTAAGCCTAAATCTGAGTTAAACACTTACGTGGAAATTTTCTGTATGCTCCAGGTGAGTTGTCTAGAATGAAAATTGACGACAGATCTTGATGGATAGCACTAAGATCCTTGGTATATCCACCATAATCCATGGTGCAGTGTTGACGGAAATACCTAATACACAGGTTTTAGGCCACTTTGCAATAACAATACTAAAATATCTGCATCGATCACAATGATAAGCATCATACCAACCAAGAATCCTACTTCCCAGAAGCTACAAAAATCTAGCTATTAGTGCTGACTTTGTTGAGCGATGAGCTCTATCAATACGTCGATACTAATCTTCTGATTTAATTCACCTTTTACTTAGGAAAAAACCTAGTACAGAGAATGTACGCATTTCCAACAGTAACTGACCAagttaaattcaaattttgtagCGGACTAAATCATGCAACCGATCTCAGAATCTAAGAAAACAATCTTGTATAGCCACGGATTAGTAGTAAGTTTTGGCAACATAACTATAGCGCATATAACTTAAGTCACAGTTTTCAGGTGAATATTTAGGTTTTCACTATCTCGGTGGGTAGTGTATATGAGAGAACAAGCGAGTTAAAGAAGTTCAAATTAGAGTGCTCACCTCCTGTTAAGGATACCCCGTCCATTGTCAAGTTTATCCGCAACGTGTGTCCCATACACTTCCATGCTTGCTGTGAATACCACCAAGTCAAACCTAGAGGGAAAATAACTAAATGTTCTGCaatctaggaaaaaaacattaaaatgatGACGATTTTCTTCAACCGTCTGTTGGGTATTTAAAATAATGCATATCAGATAAtagaaaatatccaaaaacGTCAACGGAGTTGGTTTAAGGATGTAATAGTTGTAATAAGGAATTTAAGGATGTAATAGTTGTAATAAGAAATTTAAGGATGTAATAGTTGTAATAGAATGTAAGGAagaaatagttttaaaaaagtatgaTTGGTCATACCACTGACTGACAACCGAAAGAAAGTAATCGACATGAGGGCGTGCGTGCACAGAAAACCGTACAGGATGTCGATCAATGACTACCTGAACAAAAATTGAACGATTGCAAATACTAGTACTATGCGTAGTGTTATCGAAAAAgcctactttttttgaataaaataccTGTTTGAACAACTGAATGATTTCGGAACCTTACCTTAATGACAATATGAATGGGAAGTACCGGAAAACAAACCTTTATCGTAAAATCAGAGGGTGTGCCTGGTTTCACCATTGGACGTATAACACCATCGTGGTGGGAGTGGATAAGAGTCTCATCCAGATCAAGCACCAAAATCTTCTTCCGCATGATGCCTATGAAATCAAGCATTTAATAAAagactattttcttttcaaaggagTGGGAACTATAAGATGTTCGAAATTCTGGACTCACTGAGTCTATGAGCAGTAAGCGGCGAGCATGGAACGTGATGGTACTTGATTACCTGATATTTGGCGTactgaaagggaaaaaaagtttaaaggcaGAAAACAACGACAATGGATGACTTTCACATCCATCAACTGAACATCAACTTTTAGCCTTATACCAACCTCTAATACCCcataagaagaaataaaaaacagcAGCCGTGTTTGTAAGACCAACACAAGATAGAAAACTTATAAGAAAATTACATTCTTGATTAAAAACATTCAAAGGTTTCAAAGGcagtaaaaaacagcccaagCATCCTCAACTTGTAGTCTGGAAAACTTCTCCAAGCAAATCCAGGAAGTCTTACCCCTCGGTGCATCCTCTTGAATCCTTGTATgatgaaattcaaaattgtGCCTAGGGCAACAAGCACAGCTGTGATAACAGACATCATACTGCGCAGATGTGAACTCGGTTGATGTACGCGACGATCTGACGACGATGAGGACATCTGGCGACGCATCACAGCATCACCTGAAAACGAAGGGATGCTGAGATAATGATAAAAGGCACGTGACAAAGACTACAGAGAACGGAACCAATGTACTTGTAAATGAATACTCTCTACTCATTTCACAAGGTTACTGCATAATCATcaattttggaaaatgtttCTGCAGAAAAGGTAATCTGTAGAGTGAAGGATGCTAACTAATTACGAAACGGATATATAAATCTAAAGCAAAAACATGATTATCTAAGAGAACAcagcaaaaacaacaataactgTCTTCACGTAAGGAGTATGATTCACTGCTAACGCCTAAtgtgaatatttatttctctagCCAAGACACTTCTACAAATTACCTTACTGGAATTGTTGCGACGCTCAATGTATTAGGCTGATGCACAGTTCTTGCAACTTCTCCAGTACATTTGTTCTAATCATTACTCAATGTAGAACTCCATTTAAAGGTTTCTCCACCACTATTCACTGACAGATTGCTAGTACACATGAAAAATTTGCATGAAAATTAAACAACTGAGCGAACTCCATTTGTGCAGTGCCTTAGCGATTGAAGTTTTCATCCCAGACGTGTTAGTTTGTGGTAAAAAATGGATGAGTGCGAGATGAGAAGAGAAGGAATCAGTTGGAAAGGAATAGGCTTTTCGTAACTCGAAACTTCTAGGTGTTTCCTCTCGACAAGAACATCTTTAGCAGAAAATCATACAACCTAACCAAAACTGACAATTTGCTAACAGCTCTTAACCTCACCAAATACACCCCTATTTCTCTTTCTATCGTCTACGAGTTATATAGATGGAAGATAGCGAAAAACTTGGTTTTGTCTACCATCAGACGTCTCAACCatcgcaaagaaaaattaaaaagaatattataaaatatattatacattataGAATTATTAAGAGTAATTAAGTTGTCCGAATGACGTGAATAAATTGCAGATATTTGTAATCATTATGCTGTAAATTCAAAATATAActcaacgaaaaagaaaaacttcataaACGTGAATCTGGTGCTGAAAGACTTTTCTGCTGACAAATATAAGTTGTTCTGCATTTTGTATACCAGAGAActgaaacgagaaaaaagcgcTACCGAATTCAGTGGGTACAGAGTATCAAAATACAGAGAGACCCAATTAATATGAACAAATGCTTCTCAATCAGCTGTTTCCTATAGGCTCAGGACACAATCGAAGGGCAGTTCTTTCATTTCCAATGACCTTTCTCAAGGAGGTTTGATGagtgaaataagaaaacactAGAGCACTTATAAACTAAGTAAAACAAGATTTTGTAATCTTGCATAAGAGAACGGACACACATGATGAGGAGAGCGTAAAAATGCACATTTTGAGATGTgaaagaaaggataaaaatacaaatttctgCAAACGACACCGACAAGTTTTGAAGCACATAACAATAGCAAAGAAAGAGATGAATTCTATCCGGTGCACATTGCGCAAAGCCCCGGAAAATGACCAGCTTGGCACGTCATTCTATTACAAGGACGAAGATTCCAAACTAGCCTTGAGATCACAAGCGCGAGAAAATACCATGTGGTCCTCTGACATCCATCAAAAAATGTTCTGGCGACCTGTGACGAATGTTCACCACTGATTGTGAGTCCATGACTATTTTACGACCTGGTGAACAATCGCAAAGTTGGGTCGATCGCGACTTGATCGGCTACGTGACGGCGGTGATCAATGATACCAAGAAGGATACGAACAAGAATACCGTTTAGAAGGTCGACAGCAGACATAGAATAGCAATGTTCATCAaactgaaaagatgaagaCGACTCACCTCGAGCtcgcattttcttttcttggaaaagATGACGTTGTTTTGCCGAGGAGAGTCCAGCCAGAGTGAAGGATAACGCCATCAAGATGCACTGTCGTGATCGACCTACTTTCTTATTCGAGTACCGTAGGCTACAGAACAAGCGTTACCCAGTAATTGGCGCTTCAGTACGAGAAATGGGTAAAGCGTGAAGGTCACCAGACTAGATGAGCGGCTGGCAAATGGCAGCAGCAGTTCAATCGACGAGTTGCGGTAGGGAGTATGGAAAATTTAATACTGTACTGacattaaaaattgaatttcgaAATTTGACGTTGAGAATGAGCATAATTTTGTAAAGGCAAGAGTGAACTTACCACTGTTGaagtttcttttcctattctgctataaaacagagaaaaacgaggacttattattatttaccagAAAAGGCGATTCAATTAACACTATGGAAACCAAAAGCCGAACTTACAAATTCTGTTATTGTAAATATACTTAACTACACTTCCTCtaacatatattttttataaactGTTTCCCCTCAAAAGAAGCAATAAGCTTTTCTTTAAGAATCACCGCTAGCGTTGATcacgaaatttttcgaaagtcTTCGCCACtcaaaaatatcgaaaaagaaGTTGCGTCGACATTTGCTACTCTTAAGTTTATTCCCAAATTTTAACATCTCCCTCTTCAATCTAGCATAGTTATACGGTATTACTACAATGTTCACAGATGCTCCTAAGAATCAAATTGAGATGGCATAGTAACAGTAATAGCAATGCAGCCGCTctcgccgcaaaaaaaaaacccgctgGTAGCATGCTAAGGATCTAAGGATGCTTGACGAAGCGGTTCCAGCGAATGAACCAGAAAACTAAATaccacatgaaaaaaaaactctctggGAATGTTGAGAACGTACGGATTTTGTAGGCGATCTCGATTAAAAATCCGAGTCCCGGTGAAACGACAAGCATAATCCTACCACTCATGTGCAAAACATCGCAAACAATGTGGCTCACCACCAACCTCTGTGATATGAATAAGCAGTTTATTGCTgcagaaacaaatttttaatggAATGAAATCGATAAAACAACAACTTAGGCACTGGGAAAAAGACGACTGCTAGCGAAGAGAAGAGTTATGTTTATGTAAAGTTCTATTGATCGAGGAAGCATTCAAAATCCGCGGACCGATTTTCACACACCAGCCGCGCGTCAACTCCGACTCGAACTGGCGTTAACTTCGGCGGTTGGCGTATTCCTCGAGAAACGGTCAAAGTGCGAGATTTTGCCGTCCTTTCGGTAGTTTTGTTTGGGCATCTGTGGAAGTACAGGAATGTACAGGAAGGAGAGACGATTAGCGTATGTCTGATGTGCTTTTGAAATGGCTGGATTCTCCCGTGTaactttatggtttttccttccCACCGATTGTGGGTGGTGTTTGAACGTTGCTTGTTTGTCAATATTTGCTCGACAAAGTCATCATTTCATCAAATCTCATTGTGCAACTGCAATTTCCTACAAGTTCCGCACTCGCCTTGCtcttagtttttctctttatcatgtgtatgttttttttttctcagaatctCGCTTCTCGTGCAAAATTGAACTACTCTTTCTTCATTGGAATTTTCATTCAGCCATACCCATATTATTGCACAACTTGTTGATCTACTATTCTGCAATGCTTCTTACTAGTAAAGTAATTTATGGCTTTAGCATGCAAGCCTTAATTACAACAattctttgctctttttttaaacttattaTCTACATATCGTCCACTTGTTCTTGCTCTTTGATCCAAGAATGGATCGCCTAGGAAGATTTGAAATCACCCATCATTTCAATTTCTACCCTCTATTCTTGTTCGTATAAATTGTACGTTGGTCTTATCAAGCAGGCAAGTTCTCCCATTCTTCCACAGATTATATTTGTGTTTCTGCTGTATAGATCAAATTTAATTCTTTAGATCgagctttttttattcatctgGAACTAGTTCGAGGTAAAGCCGTTGCAGATCACGTTATACAATCACTTCCCATTGCTGCTCTTTGTTGTATCCCAATTAAAATTAGTTCCTAACTTTGCAATGGATCACTAACTTTGTCAGTTTGTATAATCAATCGTGTTGAATGTTCGTTAATCGTAGATGAACATAGACACCGCAACGTTCCGTTCTCACCATTGAGCCTTGACCTTCCATGTTTTCAGCGGCATGGGTGAGGGGGATGCTGATGCAACTGTAACGCATACGGTTCCAGCAAAGTCACCTGCAACTGCTAACTCAGGTATCGCCTTTTCTATTCATCGTTTTGTTATGAGATTTCAACATTGccctatattttttatataattatttcatttttgtaacACGGATCACATCAATATATGCGGAGCGAAGTCACATTTTGTTTAAGAGCACTGGTAtatcttttgttgttttacgtAGCGTTAATAAGTTTCTCAAGTGGTGATGGGATTGGAAGTTGACTTCTAACCATCTGCACTCTAGTATAGTCAAGCATATGGAACACCAGCAACTCTAGGAAATAacgaattttattgttttacttGGTGGAGCTGGAATTAGCTGAACAAGCGTGGCGACAGTGGATATAAAGTACATGTTTTCAATGTCGTACGCACGGCGAGTGCTAAGAGTTAAATACAGCGTTCTGCGCAAGTGACGTAGTTAGGAGACCTCTGGGGATAATGTGGAGTGCGGGGTTTAGATTACGAGAATGAGCTGTCTCCGACTCAATTCCCCTCTAATCACCCTGAAAAATTGCGCGGG
This is a stretch of genomic DNA from Necator americanus strain Aroian chromosome II, whole genome shotgun sequence. It encodes these proteins:
- a CDS encoding hypothetical protein (NECATOR_CHRII.G7701.T1) encodes the protein MIGIKRHEARFSCVSDWARSRAQKCARDRDGNLTGNTRRCSSQWSHIDPSQLHVVLNPTSTEFRSGLDYRCANCGFKPATSSESPASNCGRLGNVFAQHCMRIDGSNPVV
- a CDS encoding hypothetical protein (NECATOR_CHRII.G7702.T3), which gives rise to MSGRIMLVVSPGLGFLIEIAYKIRDAVMRRQMSSSSSDRRVHQPSSHLRSMMSVITAVLVALGTILNFIIQGFKRMHRGYAKYQVIKYHHVPCSPLTAHRLSIMRKKILVLDLDETLIHSHHDGVIRPMVKPGTPSDFTIKVVIDRHPVRFSVHARPHVDYFLSVVSQWFDLVVFTASMEVYGTHVADKLDNGRGILNRRYFRQHCTMDYGGYTKDLSAIHQDLSSIFILDNSPGAYRKFPQNAIPIPSWFSDPSDTCLVEPPRFEHDSDSAHPGRPLY
- a CDS encoding hypothetical protein (NECATOR_CHRII.G7702.T1), whose translation is MALSFTLAGLSSAKQRHLFQEKKMRARGDAVMRRQMSSSSSDRRVHQPSSHLRSMMSVITAVLVALGTILNFIIQGFKRMHRGYAKYQVIKYHHVPCSPLTAHRLSIMRKKILVLDLDETLIHSHHDGVIRPMVKPGTPSDFTIKVVIDRHPVRFSVHARPHVDYFLSVVSQWFDLVVFTASMEVYGTHVADKLDNGRGILNRRYFRQHCTMDYGGYTKDLSAIHQDLSSIFILDNSPGAYRKFPQNAIPIPSWFSDPSDTCLLNLLPFLDALRFTSDVRSILSRNQQSFNQVW
- a CDS encoding hypothetical protein (NECATOR_CHRII.G7702.T2), with amino-acid sequence MSGRIMLVVSPGLGFLIEIAYKIRASVNIVVIPYNYARLKREMLKFGNKLKSSKCRRNFFFDIFEWRRLSKNFVINASGDS